Sequence from the Acidimicrobiia bacterium genome:
GGCGGGGAAACTCTCCAGTAGTACGGAACCGACGCTGATCCCGGATTAGGCGTCGTCTCAACCGAGTCAAAAGCCCGCCACGATTGCGGGCCTTGTCTAGCCACCAACTCCGGTTGCTTCGCTGTTCGCCGACAACACTCGCTGAAGCTGCACCCGCACATCTCGATCAAGCTCGGCAGAAAGCTCGTCTGCGAGGAGTTCCAGGCTCGGAAGCTCTGCCGAGCTGGCAACGACCACTCCCACATTGGCTTTCCCGTCAGTCACCTCTACCACCACATTGATGACCTCCACCGGCAAGGGTGCGAGCGCGGCCCAATCCTCCACCACCCTATCGACGTCGCCGCTTTCTGGGGGTGGTGAGAGAATCCCTGGACCATCCCATTGGAGCGGAAACACCATAAGCAAAGCGGCCACTACCACCCAACGGAGCCCGCGCAATACATGTACCACCCCAAGTTTCAGGGTGACACCGGGCACAAAACCACCGAACAGAAAGGTAAGAGCTCCGCTGAAGATCACCCCGACCACGTTGGCGGTGACCGCCAGTGTCGCGCCGAATGCCATATCCGGACGCCCTGACTCGAGAGCGATGCCAATCGTGGCCAGTGGGGGAACCAAGGCAACTGCGATGGCCGCCCCCGCCATCGCCTCCGCAGCTTCGCGCCGGACCAGGGTATAGGCGCCCACGGCGCCAGCTGCCATGGCCACGCCGAGATCAAGCAAGTTCGGCTTTGTTCTAGCCAACAATTCTCGGGGGGGA
This genomic interval carries:
- a CDS encoding DUF389 domain-containing protein is translated as MVDLRSPISSGDRQRVIGSMFHEGERARVFAWRFGTLMALSVCLATFGLIADSAAVIIGAMVVAPLMGPVLGVAASLVMGWPKRGARQAVIVVLGALGAIALAVLISAILPGDLDGPPRELLARTKPNLLDLGVAMAAGAVGAYTLVRREAAEAMAGAAIAVALVPPLATIGIALESGRPDMAFGATLAVTANVVGVIFSGALTFLFGGFVPGVTLKLGVVHVLRGLRWVVVAALLMVFPLQWDGPGILSPPPESGDVDRVVEDWAALAPLPVEVINVVVEVTDGKANVGVVVASSAELPSLELLADELSAELDRDVRVQLQRVLSANSEATGVGG